A genomic segment from Leptolyngbya boryana PCC 6306 encodes:
- a CDS encoding restriction endonuclease subunit S has product MSDELIELPEGWQWVEIRDILSITSGEAFKKKDYSSFGTKLLQIANVSFGKITWEQQNFLPQDIALQYPEIFLKQNDIVMALNRPILDGLLKIACLKEEDLPAILYQRVACFRLFVEEMKEYFFHYSMSPSFIQMICDNLQGSDQPYINTSVLPGLKVPLAPIAEQKRIVAKIEELRSKTQKAREALEAVPQMCDRFRQSVLAAAFRGDLTADWREENPDVEPAQALLEKTRVQCKQQIKKFAKDSTPLTVEELPTIPASWQWIRFKEIMTAFRSGSTEVPQDNFTKYPILRSSSVRPGKVDLQDIRFLTQQQSTNADNYLCEGDLLFTRLSGSLDYVANCAVVRNLSGAEIQYPDRLFCAKLVDQAYVDYSELCFVNPVVREVITRRAKSSAGHQRVSMSDIAEAPIPFAPLEEQKEIVKQIHSLFGVIDRIQQQYEDAKARLEKLDRAILAKAFRGELVPQDPDDEPASVLLDRIRQERAKVSDRKSTKRKR; this is encoded by the coding sequence ATGAGTGATGAATTAATCGAATTACCTGAAGGTTGGCAGTGGGTGGAAATAAGAGATATTTTATCGATTACTTCGGGTGAAGCATTCAAGAAGAAAGATTATTCCTCATTCGGTACAAAATTACTTCAAATAGCTAATGTTTCTTTTGGCAAAATTACTTGGGAGCAGCAGAACTTTTTACCACAAGACATTGCACTGCAATATCCAGAGATTTTTTTGAAGCAGAATGACATAGTAATGGCACTAAATAGACCAATCCTCGACGGTCTATTAAAAATAGCTTGTCTTAAGGAAGAAGATTTACCTGCAATACTTTATCAGCGAGTAGCCTGCTTCAGACTTTTCGTAGAGGAGATGAAAGAATATTTCTTTCACTATTCCATGTCTCCCTCATTTATTCAGATGATTTGCGATAACTTACAAGGATCAGATCAACCATATATCAATACCAGTGTCTTGCCGGGCTTAAAAGTTCCGCTTGCTCCGATCGCTGAACAAAAACGCATCGTTGCCAAAATTGAGGAGCTTCGATCGAAGACCCAAAAAGCGCGAGAAGCACTGGAAGCGGTACCGCAGATGTGCGATCGCTTCCGTCAATCCGTCCTAGCTGCTGCCTTCCGAGGGGACTTGACCGCCGATTGGCGCGAAGAAAATCCTGATGTTGAACCTGCACAGGCTTTATTAGAGAAGACTAGAGTACAGTGTAAACAACAAATTAAAAAATTTGCAAAAGATTCTACTCCGCTCACTGTAGAAGAGTTACCAACCATTCCCGCTTCATGGCAATGGATTCGTTTCAAAGAAATAATGACTGCGTTTCGCTCTGGCTCTACAGAAGTACCTCAAGATAATTTCACAAAGTATCCAATCTTAAGATCGAGTAGTGTTAGACCAGGAAAAGTTGACCTTCAAGACATACGTTTTCTAACTCAGCAGCAGAGTACAAATGCTGATAATTACCTCTGTGAAGGTGATCTATTGTTCACTCGGCTGAGCGGAAGCTTAGACTATGTGGCTAATTGTGCAGTAGTACGCAACTTAAGTGGAGCAGAAATTCAATATCCAGATCGTCTTTTTTGTGCAAAGTTAGTTGATCAGGCATATGTTGATTACAGCGAACTCTGTTTTGTTAATCCGGTTGTTCGAGAAGTTATTACTAGACGGGCTAAATCATCTGCTGGGCATCAGCGTGTTTCAATGAGTGACATCGCCGAAGCTCCTATTCCATTCGCCCCCTTAGAAGAACAGAAAGAAATAGTAAAGCAAATTCATTCGCTATTTGGAGTTATCGATCGTATTCAACAACAATACGAAGATGCAAAAGCGCGGCTTGAGAAGCTCGATCGAGCCATTCTTGCCAAAGCCTTTCGCGGTGAACTTGTGCCGCAAGATCCCGATGATGAGCCTGCGTCGGTATTGCTTGATCGGATTCGGCAAGAGCGGGCGAAAGTGAGCGATCGTAAATCAACCAAACGCAAACGGTAA
- a CDS encoding tyrosine-type recombinase/integrase encodes MPKIESFKGNLRLRWSYQAKRYCLTLGLADSSRNRLIAQMKADEIDRDIAYGQFDPTLVKYKPSLEARHLLKVVDLFEKFIKAKSREICSQSLIKYRATLGYLQQFFREQQAKTVTAEKADQFRQWLSERILPNTKRPMSANTLKERVTLVSACWDWAIEENLLDKNPWKKICKGIKPGKTPPPNPFTVDEVKAIIAGFRADRYYSFYADYVEFMFGTGCRPGEAIALRWKHVNEDCSSVWIGEAYYRGILKTTKTGASGHIPLSKSLQQLLQRRKAVGVSPDNLVFPRSSGGYLSDRDFRQRAWTKVLEKLDIPYRKPYGTRPTLISYWLSQGEDPTVVAKLTRTSVKMIYEHYAGVIKTNVRLPEIS; translated from the coding sequence ATGCCCAAAATTGAAAGCTTTAAAGGGAATCTGCGCCTTCGTTGGTCGTATCAGGCTAAGCGTTATTGCCTCACGCTTGGATTAGCAGATAGTTCCCGGAATCGTTTGATCGCGCAGATGAAAGCCGATGAGATTGACCGCGACATCGCTTATGGGCAGTTCGACCCTACTCTGGTCAAATACAAGCCGTCGCTTGAAGCACGACATTTGCTCAAGGTGGTTGACCTCTTTGAAAAATTTATCAAGGCAAAATCAAGAGAAATCTGTTCGCAGAGCCTGATCAAATACCGTGCCACATTGGGATATTTGCAGCAATTCTTTCGAGAACAGCAGGCGAAAACGGTGACTGCGGAGAAAGCCGATCAGTTTCGGCAATGGTTATCAGAGCGCATTTTGCCCAATACGAAGCGCCCAATGAGTGCAAATACACTGAAGGAGAGGGTTACTTTGGTGTCGGCTTGCTGGGATTGGGCGATCGAAGAGAACCTGCTAGACAAGAACCCTTGGAAGAAAATTTGTAAGGGCATCAAGCCAGGGAAGACTCCTCCGCCTAACCCATTCACTGTGGATGAAGTGAAGGCAATTATCGCAGGGTTCCGAGCCGATCGTTATTACTCGTTCTACGCCGATTACGTCGAGTTTATGTTCGGCACTGGGTGTAGACCTGGGGAGGCGATCGCGCTGCGTTGGAAGCATGTGAACGAGGACTGCTCCTCAGTTTGGATTGGAGAAGCTTATTACCGTGGCATTCTGAAGACAACTAAGACAGGCGCATCAGGGCATATTCCCTTGAGCAAGTCTTTGCAACAGTTGTTGCAGCGAAGGAAGGCAGTCGGAGTCAGTCCTGATAATCTTGTATTTCCCCGTTCCAGTGGGGGCTATCTGAGCGATCGCGATTTTAGGCAGCGCGCATGGACAAAAGTATTGGAAAAGCTAGATATCCCCTATCGAAAACCCTACGGCACTCGACCAACTCTCATTAGTTACTGGCTTTCTCAAGGGGAAGACCCTACAGTCGTGGCGAAACTGACTCGAACCAGCGTGAAAATGATTTATGAACATTATGCAGGTGTAATCAAAACTAACGTAAGACTACCTGAAATTTCATAG
- a CDS encoding sigma-70 family RNA polymerase sigma factor: protein MNKQRFHELFEAYARLRSTNPNGKAAIHLRNQLVIRNRSLAREIAHRFKDQCPEPYEDLEQIATIGLIKAVEKYDPNRGAAFSSFAVPYIQGEIQHALRDDYGAGPKKPRREIELSSRAKRLVKILEVELDETVLARGLKVSAQKLRNAIEARNLAPVKSLDEVIHEPAEEIPIERDYSWIKQHLAILPEPIQSVVIEHCLRGKSVAQIARKRKVSLVDVQEWLDQGLLKLKQRCELTDGNTNSSP, encoded by the coding sequence ATGAATAAGCAGCGGTTTCACGAACTATTTGAAGCTTATGCGCGACTGCGATCGACGAATCCGAACGGAAAAGCAGCGATCCATCTGCGAAATCAACTTGTGATCCGGAATCGATCGCTAGCACGCGAAATCGCGCACCGCTTTAAGGATCAGTGCCCAGAGCCGTATGAGGATTTGGAGCAAATCGCCACGATCGGACTAATTAAGGCTGTTGAAAAATACGATCCGAACCGAGGGGCAGCATTTAGCTCGTTTGCTGTGCCGTACATTCAGGGCGAAATTCAGCACGCCCTACGCGATGATTACGGCGCTGGCCCCAAAAAACCACGGCGAGAGATTGAACTCTCTTCCAGAGCAAAGCGGTTAGTCAAAATACTGGAAGTTGAGCTAGACGAGACGGTGCTGGCGAGAGGATTAAAAGTTTCTGCTCAGAAGCTGCGGAATGCGATCGAGGCTCGAAATCTTGCCCCTGTTAAATCACTGGATGAAGTCATTCATGAGCCTGCGGAGGAGATCCCAATCGAGCGGGATTATTCCTGGATTAAGCAGCATCTAGCAATTCTGCCAGAACCAATTCAGTCAGTCGTGATTGAACATTGCCTAAGAGGTAAATCAGTCGCGCAGATTGCTCGTAAGCGCAAAGTATCATTAGTTGATGTTCAGGAGTGGCTAGACCAGGGCTTACTGAAGCTAAAGCAGCGCTGCGAACTAACAGATGGAAACACGAATTCTAGCCCCTGA
- a CDS encoding DUF3102 domain-containing protein, protein METRILAPEFRYDLLDTETRIIVQQRTSEIRSIMKRTVHDAIEIGVKLLEVKTRLGHGHFGEWLSREFQWSHQTANNYMLVADKFQTVGNLDAIAPSALYLLASDSTPSEVRQEFIDRAQSGKKITKEAVKSAIQTAKLQPGDERIVVEPTNPLHGQKVTVQKTDGDVVYCETPQGTKPIAVGWLGTEADLSPKVQASDKAKSSNPTLSELLETAELALEVSRSRVELLQDWGKRVCEQVDLPMSLLSEAFELGIISSTL, encoded by the coding sequence ATGGAAACACGAATTCTAGCCCCTGAATTTCGGTACGATTTACTAGACACAGAAACGCGAATCATTGTGCAACAACGCACGTCTGAGATTCGTAGCATTATGAAGCGCACAGTTCATGATGCGATCGAGATTGGGGTGAAATTACTTGAAGTCAAAACCCGCTTAGGTCATGGGCACTTCGGCGAATGGCTCTCGCGTGAGTTCCAATGGAGCCATCAGACCGCAAATAACTACATGCTCGTTGCAGATAAATTCCAAACGGTTGGGAATTTGGACGCGATCGCGCCATCTGCGCTGTATCTACTGGCATCAGATTCAACGCCTAGTGAAGTACGGCAAGAATTCATTGATCGCGCTCAATCTGGTAAAAAAATCACCAAAGAAGCTGTCAAATCTGCTATTCAAACCGCAAAATTGCAGCCGGGAGATGAACGGATTGTAGTTGAGCCAACAAACCCCTTGCACGGGCAGAAAGTGACAGTTCAGAAAACAGATGGCGACGTGGTTTACTGCGAAACCCCTCAAGGGACGAAACCGATCGCAGTCGGCTGGCTGGGAACCGAAGCCGATTTATCTCCCAAAGTCCAAGCGAGCGATAAAGCCAAGTCTTCTAACCCAACTCTTTCAGAACTCCTAGAGACGGCAGAATTGGCTTTAGAAGTTTCGCGATCGCGGGTTGAGCTTCTACAAGACTGGGGTAAGCGCGTCTGTGAACAAGTTGACCTGCCGATGTCATTGCTTTCAGAAGCATTTGAATTGGGTATCATCTCATCAACGCTATAA
- a CDS encoding tyrosine-type recombinase/integrase, translating to MKSDREIIQMWLHGKAKRTIKDYERDVEQFTQFVQKPLPEIELSDLQLFATDLNQRELKPASITRKINAVKSLFTFAAEQAHISFNVAAAIKPPKVASNLAGKILTKEEVQQLINAGVTERDQLFMLMSYAIATRISETCSIKWEDFTVQPNGTIQVTIHGKGGKVAPVLVPRVVWERLQVLRGEGELVFPISPRSAHDVIKRAVKAAGLNPKISAHWLRHAHARHTLTAGAPIHVVRDTLRHSNISVTNWYLESFPEESSSSYLDL from the coding sequence GTGAAGAGCGATCGCGAAATTATTCAAATGTGGCTGCACGGCAAAGCCAAACGCACCATCAAAGATTATGAACGCGATGTTGAGCAGTTTACTCAGTTTGTACAGAAGCCACTGCCTGAAATCGAACTTTCTGACCTGCAATTATTTGCAACCGACTTGAATCAGCGCGAACTCAAACCCGCTAGTATTACGCGCAAAATCAACGCGGTCAAATCGCTATTCACCTTTGCAGCAGAGCAGGCGCATATTTCGTTTAATGTTGCCGCCGCAATCAAACCGCCGAAAGTTGCCTCGAATTTAGCAGGAAAAATTCTGACTAAAGAAGAAGTGCAACAGTTGATTAATGCAGGGGTGACAGAGCGAGATCAACTCTTCATGCTGATGAGCTACGCGATCGCCACTCGCATCTCTGAAACCTGCTCAATCAAGTGGGAAGATTTTACAGTTCAACCGAATGGAACGATTCAGGTCACAATTCACGGCAAAGGCGGGAAGGTTGCCCCGGTCTTAGTACCTCGAGTCGTTTGGGAAAGGTTGCAAGTTTTGCGCGGAGAAGGCGAGCTGGTCTTTCCGATTAGTCCTCGCAGTGCTCATGATGTGATTAAACGTGCCGTCAAGGCAGCAGGACTCAACCCCAAGATATCAGCTCATTGGCTTCGGCACGCACATGCTCGGCACACTCTGACAGCAGGTGCACCGATCCACGTTGTTAGAGACACACTACGCCATAGCAACATCAGTGTGACGAACTGGTATCTAGAATCTTTTCCAGAAGAGAGTTCTAGCAGTTATCTCGATCTTTAA
- a CDS encoding anti-CBASS protein Acb1 family protein encodes MSEETAIELWHNDGALMNAFGSLIGNRSTGLGQHGRDKYLDNAISSFVATLDRTEIHSLYRQNKICEKVVNLLPVAATSKNWLEITLGKGRKTIPSKLIKLSEELNFRDHVRESAIAGRLDGDGFIILGIDDGQAPDQPVNEARIRQISWIQSVDRYCLTPLTNSGMPGNPDYYQLSLPHNIMREGLSYGRIHRTRVLRFSGKRLYGRLIEENGHYNDSVLLAFYASFMRYLLALEYSVRMVQDYDTFIYKLKGLGQLILQGKEEDILKRFRAILLSKSALGGIAMDGDGEDGSYVGRNFSGLDSLIDRLKDDTAAAADMPPTKLWGSSQKTALSNSAEGDKFAWADAVEDYQSENLDEPVTEFFRLLMLAQNSPTGGRVPDDWAVKYKSVLRLNLKEQVELRGKQTKEVDLPSIAAGTLSQEEVRQGAWGGSEYSIERVLLSNELPVTPREKQQQQAKQSQPAEPNPQQKQDALRIDDATPAKRIIDFQGFKLGLQYLPFDQRHGRLLPVAYGHVRGTKGADGMAVDCYVGSNLLSEKVYAIAQHINGQFDEEKLMLGFDSSEQAEQIYKQVMPPEFFGGIREMKVSEIAQYRKDAAEVFQVEGEVLSDREFEELANVDRSDINAALNEWRSNAPEKFSTLLDGEMK; translated from the coding sequence ATGAGCGAAGAAACGGCGATCGAGCTTTGGCACAATGACGGCGCACTGATGAATGCGTTCGGCTCCCTGATTGGCAATCGCTCGACAGGTTTGGGTCAGCATGGGCGAGACAAATATCTCGATAATGCGATTAGCTCGTTTGTTGCAACCCTCGATCGCACTGAAATTCATTCCCTGTATCGCCAGAATAAAATCTGCGAAAAAGTTGTCAATCTCTTGCCTGTTGCCGCTACATCAAAGAACTGGCTAGAAATTACACTCGGCAAGGGCAGAAAGACTATTCCCTCGAAGCTGATCAAGCTTTCAGAAGAATTAAATTTTCGCGATCACGTCCGAGAGTCCGCGATCGCAGGTCGGCTCGACGGCGACGGATTTATCATTCTCGGCATTGATGACGGGCAAGCACCGGATCAGCCTGTGAATGAAGCGCGGATTCGGCAAATTTCCTGGATTCAGTCGGTCGATCGCTATTGTCTGACCCCACTTACAAATTCGGGAATGCCCGGAAATCCTGACTATTATCAACTCTCACTACCGCACAACATAATGCGTGAGGGCTTGAGCTATGGTCGGATTCATCGAACTCGAGTTCTCAGATTCTCTGGTAAGCGTCTCTACGGGCGACTGATTGAGGAGAACGGACATTACAACGACTCAGTTTTACTGGCGTTCTATGCATCATTCATGCGCTATTTGCTAGCGCTCGAATACAGCGTCCGCATGGTGCAAGATTACGACACATTTATCTACAAGCTGAAGGGCTTGGGGCAGCTAATTTTACAAGGGAAGGAAGAGGACATCCTCAAGCGATTTAGAGCGATTCTGCTCTCTAAATCGGCATTGGGGGGCATTGCGATGGATGGTGATGGCGAAGATGGCTCGTATGTAGGGAGAAACTTTTCTGGGTTGGACTCGTTAATCGATCGCTTAAAAGATGATACGGCTGCGGCTGCCGACATGCCTCCGACGAAACTATGGGGAAGCTCTCAGAAAACCGCATTATCCAATTCTGCTGAAGGCGACAAATTTGCCTGGGCTGATGCAGTAGAAGACTATCAATCAGAAAATTTAGACGAGCCAGTGACGGAATTTTTCCGACTGCTGATGCTAGCTCAAAATAGCCCGACAGGTGGCAGAGTCCCCGATGATTGGGCAGTCAAATATAAATCTGTTCTCAGGCTCAACCTCAAAGAACAAGTCGAACTCAGAGGCAAGCAAACGAAAGAGGTCGATTTACCCTCGATCGCTGCTGGTACGCTCTCCCAAGAAGAAGTGCGGCAAGGGGCATGGGGCGGCTCGGAATACTCGATCGAGCGAGTTCTGCTCTCAAACGAACTGCCCGTCACACCCCGCGAGAAGCAGCAGCAGCAGGCGAAACAGTCTCAACCCGCTGAGCCAAATCCGCAACAGAAACAGGATGCGTTGCGGATTGATGATGCAACTCCTGCAAAGCGAATCATTGATTTCCAGGGCTTCAAATTAGGGCTGCAATATTTGCCCTTCGATCAGCGGCACGGTCGATTGCTCCCAGTCGCGTATGGTCATGTCCGAGGCACAAAAGGCGCGGATGGTATGGCAGTCGATTGCTATGTGGGATCGAATTTGCTGAGTGAGAAAGTTTATGCGATCGCTCAACATATCAATGGGCAATTCGATGAAGAAAAGCTGATGTTAGGCTTTGACTCATCAGAGCAGGCAGAGCAAATTTACAAGCAAGTGATGCCTCCGGAGTTCTTCGGTGGGATTCGAGAAATGAAAGTTTCGGAGATTGCCCAATATCGCAAAGATGCGGCAGAAGTGTTCCAGGTTGAAGGAGAAGTGTTGAGCGATCGAGAATTTGAAGAGTTAGCAAATGTCGATCGCTCTGACATCAATGCCGCACTAAACGAATGGCGGTCTAATGCGCCTGAAAAGTTCTCAACCCTGCTGGATGGAGAGATGAAGTAG
- a CDS encoding PadR family transcriptional regulator — translation MPRPNTTQRNRGEPLDVEVSPREELVLLALYSKELYGLQIPQAMSEASGGKRKFQIGSLYPTLHSLEKKGLIESRWGDEGRDERGGARRRYYKLTGSGVATLEAIQSFRENLIAWQPV, via the coding sequence ATGCCAAGACCAAATACCACTCAAAGAAATCGTGGAGAACCACTAGATGTCGAAGTTTCGCCTAGAGAAGAGCTTGTCCTATTGGCTCTCTACTCTAAAGAGCTTTACGGGCTACAAATCCCACAAGCAATGTCAGAAGCAAGCGGAGGTAAGCGAAAATTCCAAATTGGTTCGCTTTACCCTACACTTCATTCTCTTGAGAAAAAGGGACTCATCGAGTCACGATGGGGCGATGAAGGACGAGATGAGCGCGGAGGTGCGAGACGGCGCTACTACAAACTTACAGGCTCTGGTGTTGCAACACTGGAAGCAATCCAATCTTTCCGTGAAAATCTTATTGCTTGGCAACCTGTGTGA
- a CDS encoding DUF2213 domain-containing protein, which translates to MVFHVDRGHIFQHERTPEGFLRVHMRIARVGELKYRNADGTERIEVVSPEVLFAKDSTDSFKMKPITLGHPPERVTAENARQYERGMTGHAITIDNDFLGIVGTVTDKETIDAIERGDASEVSCGYDAEIKLRSDGKYDQVNRYGNHVAAVYRGRAGSEVRFGVDSADEPVEVWVQDAGEGTSTPTDQVDLPLIDRKDSPKMTIVTLGNRNYNIDGDDAPKLADAIAETLTKHDADLSSAKSATVAEIKRADAAEAKLEVVSAEKTQLTQKLDAAEQTRMDADQISTEVEARLGTWQIVLPLLRQDAADFQPDYKLSVSEIQKLAIAKKFPEIKLDGKSDDAISAMWELTEPALKQVETRTDSSQDLFELVTVAQSNTEYRVDALDSARKKAAQAYADAWKQGEKE; encoded by the coding sequence ATGGTATTCCACGTTGATCGCGGACACATCTTTCAACACGAACGCACCCCAGAAGGTTTCTTGCGCGTCCACATGCGAATCGCTCGTGTGGGCGAATTGAAGTATCGCAATGCTGATGGAACGGAACGAATCGAAGTTGTTTCGCCTGAAGTTTTATTCGCTAAGGACAGCACCGATAGCTTCAAAATGAAGCCAATTACTCTCGGTCATCCCCCAGAGCGGGTTACGGCAGAAAATGCGCGGCAATATGAGCGCGGCATGACCGGGCACGCCATCACGATCGATAACGATTTTCTTGGCATCGTCGGCACTGTCACGGACAAAGAAACAATTGACGCGATCGAGCGTGGTGATGCGAGTGAAGTCAGTTGTGGCTATGACGCTGAAATTAAGCTTAGAAGCGATGGCAAATACGATCAAGTGAATCGCTACGGCAATCATGTGGCAGCGGTCTATCGTGGTCGTGCCGGGTCAGAAGTTCGGTTTGGCGTGGATTCAGCCGATGAGCCTGTGGAGGTTTGGGTACAGGATGCAGGCGAGGGAACTTCTACACCAACTGATCAAGTTGATTTACCCCTTATCGATCGTAAGGATTCGCCAAAAATGACAATTGTTACCCTTGGCAATCGCAACTACAACATTGATGGAGACGATGCTCCAAAGTTGGCAGATGCGATCGCTGAAACTTTAACCAAACACGACGCAGATTTAAGCTCTGCCAAATCCGCAACAGTTGCGGAAATCAAGCGTGCCGATGCTGCTGAAGCCAAGCTAGAAGTTGTGAGTGCTGAGAAAACGCAACTGACTCAAAAGCTTGATGCTGCTGAACAAACTCGGATGGACGCAGATCAAATTTCTACCGAAGTTGAGGCACGCCTGGGCACTTGGCAGATTGTATTGCCCTTGCTTCGTCAAGATGCTGCTGACTTCCAGCCGGATTACAAATTGAGCGTTTCTGAGATTCAGAAACTAGCGATCGCCAAGAAATTCCCCGAAATCAAGCTCGACGGCAAATCCGATGATGCGATCTCTGCAATGTGGGAGTTGACCGAGCCAGCGCTTAAGCAAGTCGAGACGCGCACCGATAGTTCTCAAGACTTGTTTGAGTTAGTGACGGTTGCTCAGAGCAACACAGAGTATCGCGTTGATGCTCTCGACTCAGCTCGCAAGAAAGCTGCACAAGCTTACGCAGACGCTTGGAAACAAGGGGAGAAAGAATAA
- a CDS encoding structural cement protein Gp24: MPITNYGDLARGYEGQIARSEEWVARTGYNSTNAIIPFGRAVVRGSGSSGTDVAIALPSATGQQFMGIAVKTDVYEKNERTLTTQGDLGYEPKVPMAYLAEGLFYGYVEEAVTPTDTVFFRHTLNSTPGAHERIGRFRNDADTAKCDSTTRLRFLEAAGPGLVLMQVIKG, from the coding sequence ATGCCGATTACGAATTATGGTGATTTAGCCCGTGGCTACGAAGGGCAAATCGCACGGTCTGAAGAATGGGTGGCCCGCACTGGCTACAACTCGACGAACGCAATCATCCCGTTTGGACGTGCAGTGGTTCGCGGTTCAGGATCGAGCGGGACAGATGTTGCGATCGCGCTTCCTTCTGCTACGGGTCAACAATTCATGGGCATCGCTGTGAAAACCGATGTCTATGAAAAGAATGAGCGCACCCTGACCACGCAAGGCGATTTAGGTTACGAGCCTAAAGTGCCAATGGCATACCTGGCAGAAGGCTTGTTCTATGGCTATGTCGAAGAAGCGGTAACACCGACTGATACCGTGTTTTTCCGTCATACCCTCAACAGCACTCCTGGCGCACATGAACGGATCGGACGTTTTCGCAACGATGCTGATACAGCCAAGTGTGATTCCACAACTCGCCTCCGATTCCTCGAAGCGGCGGGTCCCGGTTTAGTCCTTATGCAAGTGATCAAGGGGTAA
- a CDS encoding major capsid family protein: MVLRHDSAGVHLKRFLEQRLPAVLEKRYRNLNFENGSIIPTIPDLQAGAATLVQEQMEVVGEAAIGADEAFDIPLSDIGAEEVSYKIIAVFSGFHFTFRQMQAADRSGVPLSDKKAFAARRAIAEKMNQIAAFGTSKYDLTGFLNNVDVPVNNSSFNPYTATGDELAEWIIDECIAIEDSTELTETPNTLLVTPLLHGEMIKKRMSDSDATVEEFVLKSTGLSSIRKLTELKSATLEANGVQATSTNKDRMVLYPLDSEILERHIEPTAPMPQEYRGGKYITPMYACTSPVIWNFPKAGRYIDYPKA, translated from the coding sequence ATGGTTTTACGGCACGATAGCGCGGGTGTTCATTTAAAGCGCTTTCTAGAGCAACGCCTTCCAGCAGTTCTAGAGAAGCGTTACCGCAATCTCAATTTTGAAAATGGTTCGATTATCCCCACGATTCCTGACTTGCAAGCGGGTGCTGCTACCCTCGTTCAAGAACAAATGGAAGTCGTCGGTGAAGCAGCGATCGGGGCGGATGAAGCCTTTGATATTCCGCTCTCGGATATTGGCGCTGAAGAAGTCAGCTACAAGATCATCGCGGTCTTTAGTGGCTTTCACTTCACGTTTCGCCAAATGCAGGCGGCTGATCGTTCTGGTGTTCCGCTGTCTGACAAGAAAGCGTTTGCAGCACGTCGCGCGATCGCTGAAAAGATGAATCAGATCGCCGCATTCGGCACGAGCAAATACGACCTTACAGGATTCTTGAACAATGTCGATGTGCCTGTGAATAACAGCAGTTTCAACCCGTACACTGCTACAGGTGATGAGTTGGCTGAGTGGATTATTGACGAGTGCATCGCGATCGAAGATTCGACCGAGCTGACTGAAACGCCGAATACGCTGTTGGTCACACCATTGCTCCATGGCGAAATGATCAAAAAGCGAATGAGCGACAGTGATGCGACTGTTGAAGAATTCGTACTGAAATCAACCGGACTCAGCAGCATTCGCAAACTCACCGAACTCAAGAGCGCAACCTTGGAAGCGAATGGTGTTCAAGCGACTAGCACCAATAAAGACCGCATGGTGCTGTATCCATTGGATTCTGAAATTCTGGAACGTCACATCGAACCGACCGCGCCGATGCCTCAAGAGTATCGCGGTGGCAAATACATCACTCCGATGTATGCCTGCACTTCGCCTGTAATCTGGAACTTCCCGAAAGCAGGGCGCTATATCGATTATCCGAAGGCATAG
- a CDS encoding phage tail tube protein encodes MSKKFLTGAGNKIKLYVALLPLGSREEPENINGIATTSSGIAANATAVNLGAAVGGNGIGAGTPLEFANSSGVKRKVYLTEDAMPDDTTLAIEPMTGGAISGICTATYTAKLRLQGGTQSGSEISAERQQTQVFEDPQGFQDGVVTSQAWSIPITANLLPDDDSYRRLYYAATNAVSGREVFVWSEGPAPAGFTTGDGLKGACIVEGFSTEYPADGILSYNTTLQGQGSPIITRYA; translated from the coding sequence ATGAGTAAGAAGTTTCTCACCGGGGCAGGCAACAAGATCAAGCTGTATGTTGCATTGCTCCCTTTGGGTTCTCGTGAAGAGCCGGAAAATATTAACGGAATTGCTACCACTAGCTCAGGTATTGCAGCAAACGCAACAGCTGTTAACTTAGGTGCTGCGGTCGGTGGAAACGGAATTGGTGCGGGTACTCCGCTTGAATTCGCAAACTCATCGGGTGTGAAGCGCAAGGTTTACTTGACCGAAGATGCGATGCCTGACGATACAACTTTAGCGATCGAGCCGATGACGGGTGGTGCAATCTCTGGAATTTGTACTGCGACCTACACAGCTAAATTGCGACTGCAAGGTGGTACTCAATCGGGTTCTGAGATCAGCGCTGAACGTCAACAGACTCAGGTATTTGAAGATCCGCAAGGCTTCCAGGATGGCGTTGTCACATCTCAGGCGTGGAGCATCCCGATCACAGCCAATCTGTTGCCTGATGATGACTCTTATCGTCGCCTCTACTATGCAGCAACGAATGCTGTAAGCGGTCGTGAAGTGTTTGTATGGTCGGAAGGTCCTGCGCCTGCTGGCTTTACCACTGGCGATGGTCTGAAAGGTGCGTGCATCGTCGAAGGGTTCAGCACTGAATACCCTGCCGATGGCATCTTGTCTTACAACACCACGCTGCAAGGTCAAGGAAGCCCAATCATTACTCGGTACGCATAG